The following coding sequences are from one Crateriforma spongiae window:
- a CDS encoding PAS domain S-box protein: protein MARTRTLQQTLLLRVVPLTLVALIAIVWVTRYSIRRTVAQEVSNRMQQNATITAIALADRLNLLRGTAKTLAANDLLINSIVDKSQREGQLVVFLRSLQLPSPAFRHVTMLDYRGRAVMTNGNANPLPVERFIETVMSGQDYFEIDEDSILIVAPVQYGGSPEAALAIEYDTTVFLDDFLTTDFDHEAQLFDEGQRLYRSSEFNLGDDRWIWASRSLPGYPGLQIRQSERQSVAFGSIKNLDLFFLGVLAACAASLILAVSLVTRGSTRQLSLLAEQIQEIQEGNDLSRLVDVNETSEFQSLSDSFNRLIDSLSQTTVSRDLLQSSENRLRAVVDHAPGGIIGTDHSGTITLVNDATENIFGYDRSELIGRPITMLIPDALSNPDDTNDTVDLHPQFSFRSWDGVRPAAGRRRGGEAVFLEFGLSPVEWSDGSGLLATVVDVTKRRQQQQENERLRRETQLILDSIPATVLFKDRHNRILRVNRAGAEMVGLPPEQIEGHSTGDFFADYHAYYKDDLEVMRSGKPRLGIIERVSIENKGTRWASTDKIPIFDAEGELAGIIAVINDITELKNAQAELEEATRVAKESEERLRLTVRSASIGMWDWDVGTSNVRINRELSMQLGEELAYENFEGWQRRVHPADLPEVEKAIGDCLEGRATDYESTFRMRHRDGSYRWILSRGKLAERNDDRPLRMIGVHIDITDRKINEVALQRANLELKRSNDELAQFAYVASHDLQEPLRKITSFCELLDEECEGQLNEDAQRFMKYIVDGAHRMRTLIQDLLSFSRIESQGKPLVDVDANDAAQRAIENLSHSIHESNARVEIDDLPVVRADPTQLAQLFQNLIGNAIKYRSEAEPRVQVCGETRHDKWVLSVSDNGIGIDPKYHKQIFGVFKRLHSMDTYKGTGIGLAICRRIVDRLDGEIRIESEPSKGSTFYVEIPRPVETQDKADAMIQMRLNEIETTADA, encoded by the coding sequence ATGGCCAGAACCAGGACACTGCAACAGACACTGCTCCTACGAGTCGTGCCGCTGACGTTGGTCGCGTTGATCGCGATCGTCTGGGTCACCCGATACAGCATCCGTCGCACGGTCGCCCAAGAAGTCAGCAATCGGATGCAGCAGAATGCGACGATCACGGCGATCGCGTTGGCTGATCGCTTGAACCTGTTGCGTGGGACCGCCAAAACGCTGGCCGCCAACGACTTGCTGATCAATTCGATCGTCGACAAAAGCCAACGGGAAGGCCAACTGGTCGTCTTCTTGCGGTCGTTGCAATTGCCCAGCCCGGCGTTCCGGCATGTCACGATGTTGGATTATCGCGGACGCGCGGTGATGACCAACGGCAACGCCAATCCGCTGCCCGTCGAACGATTCATCGAAACGGTGATGTCGGGACAGGACTATTTTGAAATCGACGAAGATTCGATTCTGATCGTGGCTCCGGTGCAATACGGTGGTTCGCCGGAAGCGGCTTTGGCGATTGAGTACGACACGACGGTTTTCTTGGATGATTTTCTGACCACTGACTTTGATCACGAAGCGCAACTGTTTGACGAAGGCCAGCGTTTGTACCGTTCGTCGGAGTTCAACTTGGGCGATGATCGATGGATTTGGGCATCGCGTTCGTTACCGGGATATCCGGGGTTGCAGATTCGCCAATCGGAACGCCAATCGGTGGCGTTTGGGTCGATCAAAAACCTGGATCTGTTTTTCCTGGGCGTGTTGGCCGCCTGCGCCGCGTCGTTGATCTTGGCGGTGTCGCTGGTGACGCGTGGATCGACACGCCAACTGTCTCTGTTGGCCGAACAGATCCAGGAAATTCAGGAAGGCAATGATCTGTCGCGATTGGTCGACGTCAACGAAACGTCGGAGTTCCAAAGTCTGAGCGACTCGTTCAACCGGCTGATCGATTCCCTGTCACAGACGACCGTATCGCGTGACTTGTTGCAGTCGTCGGAAAACCGTTTGCGGGCCGTGGTCGATCACGCGCCCGGTGGAATCATCGGCACGGATCATTCCGGCACAATCACCCTGGTCAACGATGCGACCGAAAACATTTTCGGATACGACCGATCGGAATTGATCGGACGCCCCATCACGATGTTGATCCCCGACGCGCTCAGCAATCCCGACGACACCAATGACACGGTGGATTTGCATCCACAGTTTTCGTTTCGCAGCTGGGACGGTGTGCGACCCGCGGCCGGTCGTCGGCGTGGCGGGGAAGCGGTGTTTTTGGAATTTGGTTTGTCGCCGGTCGAATGGTCCGACGGCAGCGGTTTGCTGGCGACCGTGGTCGACGTGACCAAGCGTCGTCAGCAACAACAAGAAAACGAACGCTTGCGGCGCGAAACCCAGCTGATTTTGGATTCCATCCCCGCCACCGTGTTGTTCAAGGACCGACACAATCGCATCCTGCGCGTCAACCGCGCCGGTGCGGAAATGGTTGGTTTGCCGCCGGAACAAATCGAAGGCCACAGCACTGGCGATTTCTTCGCCGACTATCACGCCTATTACAAAGACGACTTGGAAGTCATGCGTTCGGGGAAACCTCGGCTGGGGATCATCGAACGTGTGTCGATCGAAAACAAAGGCACCCGCTGGGCCAGCACCGACAAGATTCCGATTTTCGATGCCGAAGGCGAACTGGCCGGCATCATTGCGGTGATCAATGACATCACCGAATTAAAAAACGCTCAGGCCGAATTGGAAGAAGCCACGCGTGTTGCAAAGGAAAGCGAGGAACGATTGCGTTTGACCGTCCGCAGTGCCAGCATCGGCATGTGGGACTGGGACGTCGGCACGTCCAACGTTCGTATCAACCGCGAATTGTCGATGCAGTTGGGCGAAGAACTAGCCTATGAGAACTTCGAAGGCTGGCAACGTCGCGTTCACCCCGCCGATTTACCGGAAGTCGAAAAGGCGATCGGCGATTGTTTGGAAGGCCGTGCCACTGATTACGAATCAACCTTTCGAATGCGGCACCGGGACGGCAGTTATCGATGGATTCTGTCGCGTGGCAAGTTGGCCGAACGAAACGACGACCGTCCGTTGCGGATGATCGGTGTGCACATCGATATCACGGACCGAAAAATCAACGAGGTGGCGTTACAGCGTGCCAACCTGGAATTGAAACGCAGCAATGACGAACTGGCGCAGTTCGCCTACGTCGCGTCCCATGATTTGCAAGAACCGCTCCGCAAAATCACATCGTTCTGCGAACTGTTGGATGAAGAATGCGAAGGGCAATTGAACGAAGATGCCCAGCGGTTCATGAAGTACATCGTCGACGGCGCCCACCGCATGCGGACGTTGATCCAAGACCTTCTGTCGTTTTCGCGAATCGAATCCCAGGGCAAGCCATTGGTCGATGTCGATGCCAACGATGCCGCGCAGCGGGCGATCGAAAATCTGTCACACTCGATCCATGAATCGAATGCCCGAGTCGAAATCGACGATTTGCCGGTCGTGCGGGCCGATCCGACTCAGTTGGCGCAACTGTTTCAAAACCTGATCGGAAACGCAATCAAATACCGAAGCGAAGCCGAACCTCGCGTCCAGGTCTGCGGCGAAACCCGGCACGACAAATGGGTCTTGTCAGTGTCCGACAATGGGATCGGAATTGACCCGAAGTATCACAAACAGATCTTCGGTGTTTTCAAACGCCTGCACAGCATGGACACGTACAAGGGAACGGGGATCGGTTTGGCGATCTGCCGGCGGATCGTCGATCGGTTGGATGGGGAAATTCGCATCGAATCTGAACCATCAAAGGGCAGCACGTTCTATGTCGAGATTCCACGACCGGTCGAAACGCAAGACAAAGCGGACGCGATGATCCAAATGCGTCTGAATGAGATTGAAACAACGGCCGACGCGTGA